From the Scomber japonicus isolate fScoJap1 chromosome 8, fScoJap1.pri, whole genome shotgun sequence genome, the window CTTGCCAATACTGTGGAGGGAGCAGAGTGCACAGGGGTCTCCCTTTCCTCCAAACATCATCATTTGTTCAGCGTTGACATGCACAGCAATGTACTGGTGATCACACGACAGATACACAAAACTCAGGTCAGGCAACAACATTGGGTATATTAAAAAAGCCAATGCATGTTACATATCACTGTTACGCTGTACTGAAGATTTTTGAAATGAATCCAAACTAACCCACTGCAGCTCCACCCATACACGATGGTCTAAATGCTGTTTCGTATGTATCTTCTAGTGAAGAAATAGATTCCccttcatatattcatatattttaatgtatttttttacattttagccTTGAAACAAACAGATTTAATAGACATTTAGTCTAAACAATGTCAGAGTTAGCCTCCAACATTAAATAACAGAATATATACTGCTCATTAAGATCTCCAAAATCCCAAAAGGCAGCAGCCTCCATCAGTGGCAGCTATTGACACCTAGTTaacctagttttagtctagcttttattgaacttcatctcttttatttcattttactcttttgtcttttttacctATTTTAACCTTTGTACTCtaatttttaataaaacatttatcttATTCTTATCTTTAATTTTGCATTGGtctcattttttgtcttttaatttgttcttgtTCTCccattgtttttattccttttctttatggtgtcacttattctgtttattcatcagcttgtcagtcaactgtaaagcactttgaactacactagcctgtatgaaaggtgtACATGAATAAAGTTTGATAGATATTTAAGCACAAGCTAGTTAAAGCAAGGTCTATGTGTTATGAATTGGCATAAAGTTCACACATACAGATGGTACATTCACATTATCACAGCTATAGGCCTGTGGGTGTTGATctaaagtctaaaaaaaaaaagaagaagaagcagcatcTCAGTTTATGATAGATTTGCTTTAAACTCATCTCAGTTTATGATAGATTAGCTTTAAACTTGTGAGTTTAGAAAACTGACTCCACTCATCAATCATCTACCCATGCTAACTCAGCGTAGTCACTGGTGTGTTTGCACTGCACACGATAAGTAGGCATCCACAGCTTGCTGCAGTTACGTAAATCAGGCTTCAGGTGCTGGTCTTCACTCAACAGAAATGTGAAGTTTATCAAGATGATTCATTGAGGTGATCATCAAAGTGGATAGAGTTTCACAGTGAGACCCAGGTGAGCGCAGTTCATGCAGGGATAAGCAACGTACCCCTGACCTACCTGTGCAGGTTTGCCCATCGCTTTGGCCAGCTCCTCAGTGGCCTCAGACAGCAGAGCCGCCGGCACATCGCTTTTGGCCACGTTGGTGTTCACTACGAACATCGGCATGATTGCTTTTTGCAGTGCTCTCTATTTCTTCCTGCACCTCACACAAACCCGTCTGCAGGCGGAGTAATGATGCAAATACGTATCTTCCTCTCTCAGTGGCAAAGTGACCACAGCGCCCCCCTCCGTCCTGGAGGATAAAACGCCAACCAGGTGGGCGATAGGTATTTTTTCTGGTattatatcttttttcttttcttttttaaatagtgaTTTAGGAAGTGAAAGTTTTATGAAGTTTTGTCTAATTTGatggtgtgttttttaaaggaaaatgtgCTATACCATATGTATTGATACATGGTGcgcctttattttttttcatttatcgtcactgtttactgttttttttattactgtattGGTAGCTGCTTTAAGTTGttgctgatttattttgttttctcttactttatttgttctgttatttatttcTCGTTTATTTACTGTAATGAGTTGTCTTCTCTAAGTGTTTCATTACGTTTTGTAtacacttaatttaaaaaaaaattattacacacaataaaaataaaaacagcaatcaCCTCAGCTGTTGAGGTCACACAAAAATAGAAAGTGATGTGTGAAATAATCCGGAGCGTTGCTTTCTTGGGTGCGGCTGCTCTTCAGTGTAGGGTAATTACGGTACTGGGCATGCGCAGTTTCCTCAAGCATCAGTAAGCAGAGCTGAAGGAGGCGAGGAGgaaacagaggcagagagggagagagaggggagaagtTGGATGGCACTTTCCTTTGTCGCCGTGTCTCTGATCTTACGACTACCGAGCAACATTATCTCTGATCCGTGAAATCACACGGTGTGTCGCCGCTTCACGCCTACTCCTCCTGGTTTCATCCAACAAACGGTGCGTATATGGAAAGCTAAATTAGCCAGGCTGCTAACACGATCACTTTCCAACGTTACGGAGAGGCTACTGCTCCCCTTCTGCTTCAGTATTATTGTATGTCGACCACTTGTACAAGTTCAATACCAGGTCTTGATTTTAGTACATACTAAACTACAATAGCGTCTTTGTACTTCTCGAACAGACTGATAAAGCTACAGTCTTTAACTAAATGACGAGAGATAGCTAGTAGTGATAAATAAAGTAACCTTATTCCTGTAACATTGATAACAAGGACTACATTTGGCTATCAAATCGATAAGACAATGAGAAACTGTTGTGATCCCAATGGGTATTCATGGTTCTGATATACTGTTATTGATCCGTGATCAGGTCGAACCTGTGGCCAGGATGATGGAGGAATCGGTCAGCACGTTTGAAACCCATCTGACGGCTGTCATGGACAGTCTGATCCGAGCCTCGGTGTGTGAGATAACCAAACTCTTCCAGGAGACGGTGAACGACTACCTGGTGGAGCTGTCCCTCAACAGGAAGGAGAACGAGGCTCTCAAACTGCGACTGAGGCTCACTGAGGGCAAGCTGAGGACCGAGCGAGTGTACGGGCTGGGCTGGGCTTCCCACCGCCGCAACGCTGGCCTGGCAGCGGCAGAGGAAGGGgccggagggaggaagaaacgaAAAGTTATGGGGACCCGTAAGTATTTCTGATGGCCTTTACTCCCAAAACAAGGGGACTCATGTTCCATTTATTTGGTGTCACGTTAGAAAGTTGTCATTAGAATGAATACATGATTGTGTTTCTTAATGTGAGAAATTGGGTTCTTGCTGTGTAGTCAGGGCTTATGTGAAGACGCACTTGTTTTGTTGGAAACCATCTGGCAAGAGCTgatctctccccccctccctccctcctctctccctcctcccttcctcctccgcctcctcttcATGTTCGCTCCCTCTGTCCTtcacctccccctctcctctcctctctctctccactgcaTTCTGTCCCTCCCACTCCTCTGTGCTTTTGCAcactctgtctccctccctccctccctccctccctgctttgcTCCTCTCACTccacttctctctgtctctctccaactccacctcctccccttcccgctcctctctccttcacgccctctcctcctccctgcctctctccctGCCCCCACCTCCTCCAATACAATTCTCCTGCTCGGTTCTCTCCTTCATCacgttgcacacacacacactctccttcctctcctccccctttccCCACCTCCTCCACTCCACTCCTCTCCCGCTCCTCTCCACTGCCACTATAATTACACACTCCCTCTCCACTTCCACTtctcctctctcgctctctctctctctctcccccctctctttccacctcgtcaccccccccccccccccccactcttcTGCCTCCTCCAACATGtgctccctttcctcctcctcctcctctctcccctgcGGCCCCTTCCAACTccacttctccctctcttccctgcctgtctctctctctgttctcctccCTGTCAcgtgtttttctctccttcgCTCCATCTTGTCTGTCATTCTACGccccctctctcctcactcATTCATCAtgctcactcctcctcctcctactcctcctcctcctcctcgccatgctcctcttcctctctcccttcccccaacctcctctctactccttcACCCCTCTGCCTCTcaaaccccctcctcctcttcgtcaaCTCCCACTTCTCcaccctcttttctccttcatctctctctcctggcCCTCCAATCATCTCCTCCCACTTACCCGGCTCCCACTCATGTTtcattctctctccttcctgtctctcctctctcctgcacccccctcctcacctcactttctccttcctctctctcctccctcccacccttccttcatcttcctgtcttctcccCAGGAGGCAAGTCAAAGAAGGGCCCGGCAGCAGCCTATGGCAAAGGCTGGCCTGGAGGTgtgtgggaggaaggaggaggtggcGGCGGCGGTTGTGCtgggggaggaggaagtggaggagctGTGGGGATGgtagcaggagcaggaggaagaggggggaaggaggcCAGGGAGATGTACCTCATCCAGTTCCCTGGGggcgaagaggaggagggagggatggtggAGGACGATGAAGGGGAGGACAGCCTCAGCGGTGAGGGGGAGGAGACGGCCAACATCAAAGAGGAGGTGAGGGAGACAGGCTTTCtcggaggaggagtaggaggagtaggaggagtaggaggagaaaGTGGCACAGCATCTCTGCATCACTCAGCAGCTTCATATAGAATGAGAAAGAACGCAGACAGAAAAAGAGCGAGATAACACAGCGAGACAGAGTTTAGCTTGTTTTCTTCAGTCATCAAATCACTGCAGAGATGGAGTGGATAAAGGGAACACTATTGATTTGATATTTAGCTTCCCGATGAGCGCTTTGAGTGGGGCTCTCCACATCTCAAGAGCAGCAAGCTTTTAGGTGAAAATACTACTGGCAGAGGTGAAAAGCTGCTTGCTATTCCACCACATGGCCAAGTGGCAGGAGCACAGATCCACTCTTCACTTTTCTTACATATTTGAATATTCAGAGCATGCAGAATTCCTGTCAAGTCATTTCAAAGTGATTCTGGTGGCTAATAAAATAGCTGTTAAGAATTATAACCACAGAAACCCCTAAGGAAAATGATGTAGCTTTTTGTTATTGAGGTAAAGTAATGGTGTCCGTGATGAGGGTTGCATGTAAATTAACAGAAaagttcaaaacaaaaaaacacaatacaatttacctttttttaaaattgcataTCTTGCTTTACAAACAATCCAGGATACATTCACTGCACAGGGGTAGAAAACATGTCACCACAATGTAATGAAAGCTTATATGtggacattttcattatttaaaaatgaagcaaCTTGCTGGAAACCAGTCAAAATACAATTTTAGGGTAAATCTGTTTATGATATTTGTCAAACCCCTTTAAACACACATCTGTCTCAGCCTTTCATCTATGGCTGGCTAACATGAAGCTTGGAGTTCCAGTGAGCAATGataacacatacagacactATACACAAAGAGAGCTCCACAAATAGTGAGAAATTAACTGTGAGTGTCCCCAAATTATCAACAGGCAGCACAGGTTAAAAGCACAGAAGCTGTTAACTTAAAGAAAGTAACAGGAGCATACATGTAGTATGAAATTCCTGCACAAGTTAAGGGCAGAGAAGCTCTCTCACTCTGGATGGTTTCTTAATAAACTAGGCATGTATTAAAACCTTCTTGTCTCCTGAAAGTATGCCAGACAATGTAAATATGCCAGATGTGTTACATTGGTGCAAAAACTCATAAGACACTGTGACAACACAGGTTTTGAAGTATTATTTATCAGCCACACAAGATCATAAAAAGAGACTCTGCGCACctgtttgattattttcttctgtGAAAAGTGTAATAACATGATGCATTTTCCACTCAAAGTCATCAGTCTGCACCTTTTTATTAGCTGTCACCATGTCACATACTGAAACTCTGAACGTGTGTCAAACTGATCACAGAAGCATCGACTGTAGAGCCAAACGATTCATTTAACAGCCATAAACACAAAGGAACAATGTGAGCTGTCTTCACCTTGGAGCAAAGTGTTTTTTCCTCACCAGGTTCTGTGCAAAATGATCTGTCACCCTCCAGTACTTTCATAAGAAGCAGCTCTGACAAGATCGCTAGAGCTAATAGCTAATTCTGTACTCTGAGCTAACCAGCAAGTGTCCTGAGATAATGAACATTTTCTACCCATGGCTGTTATGATTCATACacttaaaaccaaaaaaacgaCTTCACGTTGATTTATCCAGAAGCTCTCATTCACTTTGACCTGCTTGTTTCTATAATCCTCTGTGCTTCTTTGTGCAGTTTTCTCAAACAGAGGGCTATCAACCTGCTTCTCTCAAGCTTATCAAGGAGGCTTTGAAGATGGACCTGCCCAACCAGAACCTCCACGCAGGCTCCAGAGCCCAAAGCGAAGGTAAGAAGCCCAGGACACAGTGATTGAGGGAGGGGAAGTTAGGATGTTCAAAGAGCAATAGTTTGAAATGAAGTGGAAATGGTTGCTTatgtcagctctctctctcctccacatgTCTCCTCCCCCCACTGTCTCTTCTCAGGAGAGCTGTCAGATCGTCCTCCGACCCTTCATCCAGGAgagcgagaggaggaggaagaggaggactggGAGGTGGGATCCACAGAGCCATCAGAGGGGGGCATGACCATGGACGAGCTGAGGGGTTTGGAGTCCGCACTGAGGGCTGAAAGGGGCCGTGAGCAGGGTTCCATGACGGCTTCCCAGCCTGTCAGCCCCGGCTCAGAGGTGGCACCAGGTAGCGAGATCAGCTTGGCCCCCAAGTACATTGGTCTCGATGGAATGGAGCAAGACGAAGAGCTGGATCCTCAGCCACCCACCCTGCAGAGAGAAGACCAGATAGGGCAAACCCGGGTGAAGGACCGTATGAGAGCTGGCATGTTCGGAGTAGCAGAGCTGAAGTCGGGCTGGTCGAAGAAGATGAGAGAGGGCGACTCAGCTGCTGTCATGAGTGGAGAGGATGCGTCAGAGCAGGGAGAGTCAGATCACCTGCCTCACCTGTCTGCTCCAGGGAGTGTCGGGGAGAGCGGAGGGGAAGAAGAGGCTGGTGCTGACCTGCTCCACTTCTGCCCTCAGTGTGGAGGAGGCTTCACCACAGAGGCTGAGATGGAGGACCACCCCTGTCCACTGGGTGGTGCCCTTTTACAGAACagcggaggagaggagggtcTTTTCCCTTGTGCCCACTGTGGCAACACGTTCAGCCACTCCTGGGCACTTAAGAACCATGAGTGTGCCTGTGCTGCCGAGCGGCCACACTGCTGCGAGATCTGTGGGAAGCGCTTTACACACTCACGCTCCCTGGAACGCCATCATCTGGTGCACACAGGCGAGAGGCCACACCGGTGCCCGCAGTGTGGACGCAGCTTCAGTCGTCTAGGCAACTTGGAACGTCACCAGCGGATCCACACGGGTGAACGTCCGTACGGGTGCGAAGCGTGTGGAAAACGGTTCAGTCGTGTGGAGTACTTAAAAAGACACCAACTCATACACAACAGTGAAAAGGCAACCCTGCAGTGCTCCAACTGTGGAACGGGTTTCAGTGATGTGGAGCAGCTGAAAAGCCACCAGTGTTTTTAGAGCCTGTACTTCAAAATCAATGATAGAACTGGAAAGAAAGTGCaactttttatttgaatgtggtAGAATTTAGGTGATGAATGTGACTGGTAGATGCTCGGGTTATTCTCAGTGATTTGGAGTTACCTTTCTTGCAAACATTGACAGGATGATAAGTTAAACTGACTTCTAGATCAAGAAGCAGCTACATGTGTGGATGATAATTGTTGAGTTAATAGAGACGGCAAATGTCCAAAGTTGATGGGAAATTCTTTGTAAGATGTTCAGCCATTTTAACTGGAGGTGTTCTTATTTGTACAAAGCTTGTACTTATTTATGATgatcaataaaatgtacatgtttgtgttttatcaaTAATTCACTCAGTTTAAAACTGATGGCCTTGGTCCTCCCCACCCCCAACAATATAATTGACAGCTTGgtgttttgtatgtttgtgttttggtcATGTTAATAAGAAATAAACATGTCAGTTCATCAGAAGGCTCTCCTCGCACTTTCATCTTGTTTTAATGGATAATTGTGAGGTTACAAGATGacattaaacatgatttttgGAAGATCATCCTTTGAAATATGACAAACATTTTCAACCAAGACAGTCAAATATTTATTCAGTAATGAAGAAATAAGGGTTATACCATATTTAATGACTACTGCTCACCAATAAGAGCTCTAGTGATAATGGATGAATTGTGTACAGAACTGAAGCTTGTCACTCTTTGTTCATACAGAGTCCCCTAAACAGAGTAACACGCTTTTTCAGCCTTGTGTTTAGGATCCCCTCCAGGTCCTGCAGGGACATTCGCCTCACATCATAGCCCCGCTCCTTATCATTCGCATTGGGATTCACCGGCACAATCTCCTCTCCACTGTTGCGGTCATTTCTCCCCACTGCAGCATACGTGGGGAAGAATGGCAGCACAGAGTCAGGAAGGTTAGATTTGTAAGATGGGCAGCAGTACGCAGACCACATGTACTCAGGAACAGACACCCTCTTCTTGATCCAGCTAGCTCCAGATTCATAAGGCATGACCCCGGTGATCACATATATCGGCCCTCTGCAGAAGACCTTTCTTTCTAACACCTCCCTCTCTAGCTGATTCCAGGTGTATGCATTGGAGCCTTTCTGCTGAGGGACGATGTTTGTCAAGGTGAAGGTGGCTGTACGATCATCCATTGTCAtctggtgcatgctgggattgAGATGGCCTCTGGTGTAGCTGGAGTTCTTGTAGTCCGAAAGCACCGCCTGACTGTCCTTCACTTTACTGTAGATGTTTTGTGGGACTGGGAAAGGCTGCATATCTGGACTTTCACTGTGAGACACCAGCTTaatgacagagagaagaggTATAAGGTATTGGACTGTTTTGCTGTCGATTTATCTTTATTGTTGAGTTGAACTGTTAGAAGTGTTTGTGTGCCTGCATTACATAAATCGGTGTGTGACTGATTCAGAGAACTTGTtggaaaagagaaaattaaacataaatactACTTTCTTCTTAGAATATATAACATTACTGACAACATAGTTTGAGGTTGCTTCAGCTTGAATGTAATTGCAAAAACTTGCATAAGGTTGTGCACTGACCACAACACTCATGTATCAAACAGGAACTGCAGCACTTCCTTCCTGCCACATCTATTGTCCCACCACCATCTGAAAGTAATTATATCTTCATGCAAATGCAGCATTTTTGTTTATCCATGAGAACCAATTAATATGGACACACTTAACTCCACAATAACACCATAGTAGAAGAACAGGAAAATTTGCACACCATGTAAACAAAAAGTGCTCAGCTTTACTTTGCTCTGCATTTCTCACCTGTAATCCTATCTTATACATTACCACAtcatgatatattatatatatatatataaatgatgtcTGACACAGCCCCACTGTGCTGTTAAAGGAAATTGCTGCTGTGTCACACTAGGACACtagtccacccccccccccaaataaaTTGGTATAATTACAGAATATAACAGAGTTGTTGCAACACACTGTGTTACTCACCTGTGGTTCATACATCCACGGGACATCAGGCCGTTTACCATCTGCACGATTGAGTATATACGCAGAGTATAAAGGTGCACGATGCTGCCGGTGATACAAACTGGCAAAGTGGTACTGGTTATTGTAGCGCTGGCATATTGGAACATATCCACCTGCACTGATACCCTGTGGTGGAGTTTTCTTGTAGAAGAAATTAAGACACTGGGAGAAGTCTTGGCTGATCTCTCCGATGACCAGTCCACCAAACCAGGGTAGCAGAAGAAGAAGGGCTCTCAGAGAGATTTGCAGCATCTTCATCATCTGAGACATCCTGCACCACAGATCAGCAGGTCAGCTGTGTATAACACAACTGTGATGAACAAAGAGATGAGGCAATCAACAGACTTTGCTCCAGACCTCTTCTCAGACAAACTCCTAACCAAACTTACCAAAGTCTTTTCCTTCAGATAGAGAACTACGAATGCGTAGCTGTGTTTCAAACCCCAGACTGTAAAACCTCCCTGCAGTTCTTCTTAAAAACTGTCAGAGCAGTGCAGACTCTGAAGTAAGTGGAGAAGCGCCTATCACCCACAAACCACCACTTCTGTAATTTCCTCCGAAGAAAGGGTTACAAATGAGTGACGAGAAGCGAGTGCATGCAAgagatacatttaaaacaaacgTTTTATTTATTGACATTACCAGAGTAAATAATATAGCCTGGAAAATCATAAAAAACCATGTAAACTAGTTAACTAAAGTCAGGTTTTGGTGGgtaaaacaatgaattgattttgGTAGAAAACTTTGATGTAGCTGAATGTATTGTAGGTAATGAAAGTCTGGTATCTGGTTTGGTATTGTTAAATTAAGTTTCTTTAACACTCATTCAGGATAAGAGTTGAGTTAAACTGCAGATAATGTTTTTTCTGATCTCGGGTGGTTAAATGTCCCACCTTGCTGCAGTAAGCTACAGTAGTGAAGTTAACACCTGTCAGTAATGTTTGGTGTATTCAGAGATAAAACAGTTAGATGatttttagcatttagcattcTTTTACTTGACAGCTTGAAAGTGCCCaaatacagaaaacatgatGTAATTCTCTTTAACCGTATTCTTTCATTCTAATGGACAACttggtgttttgtttg encodes:
- the mif gene encoding macrophage migration inhibitory factor is translated as MPMFVVNTNVAKSDVPAALLSEATEELAKAMGKPAQYIAVHVNAEQMMMFGGKGDPCALCSLHSIGKISGAHNKQYSKLLCGLLNKHLSISADRIYINYVDMDAANVGWNNTTFG
- the si:dkeyp-121d2.7 gene encoding zinc finger protein 436, whose translation is MMEESVSTFETHLTAVMDSLIRASVCEITKLFQETVNDYLVELSLNRKENEALKLRLRLTEGKLRTERVYGLGWASHRRNAGLAAAEEGAGGRKKRKVMGTRGKSKKGPAAAYGKGWPGGVWEEGGGGGGGCAGGGGSGGAVGMVAGAGGRGGKEAREMYLIQFPGGEEEEGGMVEDDEGEDSLSGEGEETANIKEEFSQTEGYQPASLKLIKEALKMDLPNQNLHAGSRAQSEGELSDRPPTLHPGEREEEEEEDWEVGSTEPSEGGMTMDELRGLESALRAERGREQGSMTASQPVSPGSEVAPGSEISLAPKYIGLDGMEQDEELDPQPPTLQREDQIGQTRVKDRMRAGMFGVAELKSGWSKKMREGDSAAVMSGEDASEQGESDHLPHLSAPGSVGESGGEEEAGADLLHFCPQCGGGFTTEAEMEDHPCPLGGALLQNSGGEEGLFPCAHCGNTFSHSWALKNHECACAAERPHCCEICGKRFTHSRSLERHHLVHTGERPHRCPQCGRSFSRLGNLERHQRIHTGERPYGCEACGKRFSRVEYLKRHQLIHNSEKATLQCSNCGTGFSDVEQLKSHQCF
- the LOC128362922 gene encoding endonuclease domain-containing 1 protein-like, with amino-acid sequence MSQMMKMLQISLRALLLLLPWFGGLVIGEISQDFSQCLNFFYKKTPPQGISAGGYVPICQRYNNQYHFASLYHRQHRAPLYSAYILNRADGKRPDVPWMYEPQLVSHSESPDMQPFPVPQNIYSKVKDSQAVLSDYKNSSYTRGHLNPSMHQMTMDDRTATFTLTNIVPQQKGSNAYTWNQLEREVLERKVFCRGPIYVITGVMPYESGASWIKKRVSVPEYMWSAYCCPSYKSNLPDSVLPFFPTYAAVGRNDRNSGEEIVPVNPNANDKERGYDVRRMSLQDLEGILNTRLKKRVTLFRGLCMNKE